One part of the Solanum dulcamara chromosome 3, daSolDulc1.2, whole genome shotgun sequence genome encodes these proteins:
- the LOC129883339 gene encoding probable UDP-N-acetylglucosamine--peptide N-acetylglucosaminyltransferase SEC, giving the protein MLSLQTDLRQYNQKQQLISRVPPYDGVAVGDQRIDSSFPFQSESALSSGNIKSELSCEVDEDALLTLAHQNYKAGNYKQALEHSKAVYERNPGRTDNLLLFGAIYYQLHDFDMCITKNEEALRIDPHFAECYGNMANAWKEKGNIDVAIRYYLIAIELRPNFADAWSNLASAYMRKGRLNEAAQCCRQALALNPRLVDAHSNLGNLMKAQGLVQEAYNCYVEALRIQPAFAIAWSNLAGLFMEAGDLSRALQYYKEAVKLKPNFSDAYLNLGNVYKALGMPQEAIVCYQRALQVRPDYAMAFGNLASVYYEQGNMEMAIFHYRRAITCDTEFLEAYNNLGNALKDAGRVEEAIHCYRQCLSLQPNHPQALTNLGNIYMEWNMMSAAVQCYKATLAVTTGLSAPFNNLAIIYKQQGNYAEAISCYNEVLRIDPMAADGLVNRGNTYKEIGRVNEAVQDYMRAIAIRPTMAEAHANLASAYKDSGNVEEAIKSYRQALMLRSDFPEATCNLLHTLQCVCDWDNREKTFIEVEGILRRQIKMSVIPSVQPFHAIAYPLDPMLALDISRKYAQHCSVIASRYSLPPFTHPPPLPIKGGGRIGRLRVGYVSSDFGNHPLSHLMGSVFGMHDKENVEVFCYALSPNDGTEWRIRTQTEAEHFIDVSSLTSDVIARMINEDQIQILINLNGYTKGARNEIFAIQPAPIQVSYMGFPGTTGATYIDYLVTDEFVSPMKYAHIYSEKLVHLPHCYFVNDYKQKNCDVLDPNIELKRSDYGLPEDKFIFACFNQLYKMDPEIFITWCNILKRVPNSALWLLRFPAAGEMRLRAYAAAQGLQPDQIIFTDVAMKQEHIKRSSLADLFLDTPLCNAHTTGTDVLWAGLPMITLPLEKMATRVAGSLCLATGLGDEMIVSSMKEYEEKAVSLALNRPKLQDLTNRLKAVRMSCPLFDTTRWVRNLERSYFNMWNLYCSGQHPHPFKVTENDSEFPFDH; this is encoded by the exons TCGATGAGGATGCTCTTTTAACTCTTGCTCATCAGAACTACAAAGCTGGGAACTATAAACAGGCACTAGAGCACAGCAAGGCAGTTTATGAGAGAAATCCAGGGCGCACTGataatcttcttctttttggggCTATATATTATCAG TTGCACGATTTTGATATGTGCATCACAAAAAATGAAGAAGCCCTAAGGATCGATCCACATTTTGCTGAGTGCTATGGAAATATGGCGAATGCTTGGAAG GAAAAAGGCAATATTGATGTTGCAATACGCTATTATTTGATTGCAATTGAG CTCCGTCCCAATTTTGCGGATGCATGGTCAAATTTAGCCAGTGCATACATGAGGAAAGGAAGGCTGAATGAGGCAGCCCAATGTTGCCGTCAGGCTCTAGCATTAAATCCGCGTTTG gtGGATGCTCACAGCAATCTCGGCAATCTGATGAAAGCACAAGGTTTAGTCCAAGAG GCATACAATTGTTATGTTGAAGCACTACGTATACAGCCTGCATTTGCCATAGCATGGTCCAATCTTGCTGGCCTTTTTATGGAGGCAGGCGATCTCAGCAGGGCTTTGCAGTACTACAAG GAAGCGGTCAAGCTGAAACCAAACTTCTCAGATGCATATCTGAATCTAGGAAATGTATACAAG GCTTTGGGAATGCCCCAGGAGGCCATAGTGTGTTATCAGCGTGCGCTCCAAGTACGACCAGACTATGCCATGGCTTTTG GCAACTTAGCTAGTGTGTACTATGAACAAGGAAATATGGAAATGGCAATATTTCACTACAGGAGAGCTATTACATGTGATACTGAATTCTTGGAGGCATATAACAATCTG ggTAATGCTCTGAAAGATGCTGGTAGAGTGGAGGAAGCAATTCATTGCTACCGT CAATGCCTCTCTCTTCAACCTAACCATCCGCAAGCGCTTACTAATTTGGGAAACATTTATATGGAGTG GAACATGATGAGTGCGGCTGTACAATGTTATAAAGCGACTTTAGCTGTGACAACAGGGCTTTCAGCTCCTTTTAACAATCTAGCCATAATATACAAGCAACAG GGTAATTATGCAGAAGCCATATCTTGCTATAATGAGGTACTACGTATTGACCCCATGGCAGCAGATGGGCTAGTCAATAGGGGTAACACATATAAAGAGATTGGTAGGGTCAATGAAGCTGTACAAGACTACATGCGAGCTATTGCCATTAGACCTACCATGGCAGAGGCTCATGCAAATTTGGCTTCAGCTTACAAGGACAG TGGCAATGTTGAAGAAGCTATAAAAAGCTATAGACAGGCTTTGATGCTACGTTCTGACTTCCCCGAAGCAACTTGTAATCTTCTCCACACGTTACAG TGTGTGTGTGATTGGGATAACCGGGAGAAGACATTTATTGAAGTTGAGGGGATACTTAGAAGACAGATTAAG ATGTCCGTTATCCCAAGCGTTCAGCCTTTCCATGCAATTGCTTACCCTCTTGATCCAATGCTTGCTTTAGATATCAG TCGCAAGTATGCCCAGCACTGCTCTGTGATAGCATCTCGCTACTCGCTTCCTCCTTTCACCCATCCACCGCCACTGCCAATAAAAGGAGGTGGCAGGATTGGCAGGCTGAGGGTTGG ATATGTGAGCAGTGATTTCGGCAACCACCCACTATCACATCTAATGGGTTCCGTTTTTGGGATGCATGACAAAGAGAATGTTGAG GTGTTCTGCTATGCCTTAAGTCCAAATGATGGTACAGAGTGGAGGATTCGCACGCAGACAGAAGctgagcattttattgatgtATCGTCCTTGACATCTGATGTGATAGCAAGGATGATTAATGAGGATCAAATACAGATACTTATCAATCTCAATGGTTATACCAAG GGGGCAAGAAATGAGATATTTGCCATACAGCCAGCTCCAATCCAGGTTTCATACATGGGGTTCCCTGGAACCACAGGGGCAACGTACATAGATTATTTGGTTACAGATGAG TTTGTTTCACCTATGAAGTACGCACATATTTACTCAGAGAAGCTTGTACATCTCCCTCATTGTTATTTTGTCAACGATTATAAGCAA AAAAACTGTGACGTACTAGATCCAAACATCGAACTGAAGCGCTCAGATTATGGGCTGCCTGAGGATAAATTCATATTTGCATGTTTTAATCAGCTTTACAAGATGGATCCTGAAATTTTTATTACATG GTGCAATATCCTTAAGCGTGTACCAAACAGTGCTCTTTGGCTTCTCAGATTTCCAGCTGCAGGGGAGATGAGGCTCCGCGCAT ATGCTGCTGCACAAGGCCTGCAACCAGACCAAATTATATTCACAGATGTTGCAATGAAACAAGAGCACATCAAGCGCAGCTCCTTGGCTGATCTTTTCTTGGACAC GCCACTGTGCAATGCACATACCACCGGAACAGATGTTCTTTGGGCTGGTCTACCAATGATAACCCTTCCCCTTGAGAAGATGGCTACTAGAGTTGCTGGTTCTCTGTGTTTGGCCACAGGACTTGGGGATGAGATGATTGTCAGCAG TATGAAGGAATATGAGGAGAAGGCGGTGTCACTGGCACTAAATCGTCCAAAGCTCCAAGATCTCACCAATAGACTCAAGGCTGTACGAATGAGTTGCCCTTTATTTGATACCACACGTTGG GTGAGGAATCTGGAACGTTCTTACTTTAATATGTGGAATCTCTATTGCTCTGgccagcatcctcaccccttcAAAGTGACCGAGAATGACTCAGAATTTCCTTTTGACCACTAG
- the LOC129883342 gene encoding cysteine proteinase inhibitor B, with translation MAKSRKFLLSILLLFFVFTLFSSSNALGGKLGGRTQIKHVKTNQEIQDLGKYCIEEHNRKLQEQNGGLLSFSQVVEAEKQVVSGIKYYLKISATTKSSGSPKMFDAVVVVIAWEKKKELLTFSLSPSPATK, from the coding sequence ATGGCAAAATCCAGAAAATTCCTCTTATCaatcctcctcctcttcttcgtttttactttattttcttcatcaaaCGCATTAGGCGGAAAACTCGGGGGAAGAACACAAATCAAACATGTGAAAACAAATCAGGAAATTCAAGATCTAGGTAAGTACTGCATCGAAGAACATAACAGAAAATTACAGGAACAAAATGGTGGTTTATTGAGTTTTTCTCAAGTTGTTGAAGCAGAAAAACAAGTTGTTTCTGGTATTAAATATTACCTAAAAATCTCAGCTACTACTAAATCATCTGGTTCACCCAAAATGTTTGATGCTGTTGTGGTTGTTATAGCTTgggagaagaagaaagaattgctcactttttctctttctccttcTCCGGCTACAAAGTGA